A single window of Diachasmimorpha longicaudata isolate KC_UGA_2023 chromosome 12, iyDiaLong2, whole genome shotgun sequence DNA harbors:
- the LOC135167975 gene encoding ubiquitin-conjugating enzyme E2 L3-like: MAATRRLQKELGDLRASSMKNFTNIQVDESNILNWQGLILPDNPPYNKGAFRIEINFPAEYPFKPPRITFKTKIYHPNVDEKGQVCLPIITAENWKPATKTDQVIQALIALVNDPEPEHPLRADLAEEFLKDRKKYLKNAEEFTKKHAEKRREPSALD, encoded by the exons atggcAGCTACAAGGAGATTGCAAAAG GAATTGGGAGACCTCAGGGCTTCGTCCATGAAGAATTTTACAAATATTCAAGTAGATGAGTCTAATATTCTCAATTGGCAAGGACTCATATTACCA GACAATCCACCGTACAATAAGGGAGCATTTCGTATTGAGATTAATTTCCCAGCGGAGTATCCCTTCAAACCACCGAGAATAACCTTCAAGACTAAGATATATCATCCTAATGTTGATGAGAAGGGACAGGTATGTTTACCCATTATCACTGCTGAGAATTGGAAGCCAGCAACAAAAACTGATCAAG tcaTTCAAGCATTAATTGCATTAGTCAATGATCCCGAGCCTGAGCATCCCCTTCGAGCAGACTTGGCTGAGGAATTCCTCAAAGACAGAAAGAAATACTTGAAAAATGCCGaggaatttacaaaaaaacatGCTGAGAAAAGACGAGAGCCATCCGCATTGGACTAA
- the Pld gene encoding phospholipase D2 yields MPTTAPEETNVTLNREISEDAGLSHDSEYDDDLGVPDSLDITIMENGETINLPDITDDHPNRDNRKIIPFSSIHAPAVKFKSPNRNIFIPGEDILVTIIDYERSVTTHPINPNLYTIEFKHGPFVWTVKKRYKHIQHLHNQLKMYRASLNIPFPTRSHRERRNSLKNLEENKKRRRRGALPRFPNRPDVLLPSELVSHRMKELEDYLTNLLRIELYKRHAETLNFMELSYLSFIEDLGEKGKEGIILKRTGSSAKAGCNFCGLIEGMCCVRLYHFCTALCGTWHRRHLLVKDTFVAYITPKDGKIKSVILMDNGFEVSSGMYATGLRNGLQIMNSSRHIVIKCWTRRKAREWLEFIQRAASDQGRPFIQPNPHQSFAPYRPHTPSTFFIDGSCYMSAIADALESAKEEIFIADWWLSPEIYMKRPIINGDYWRLDKILQRKAQEGIKVFVMIYKEVELALGINSYYSKQRLVEKCPENIKVLRHPDHARVGVFLWAHHEKIVVVDQSVAFLGGLDLCYGRWDTNEHCLTDLGAVHQSSIYIPTRGKITSTSSKRTIETPADSHVLLSLAIATNTVAMATTKCLPLLPIPKRQSLSPPPQHKFDTALLSPPQEMEHRKCNTPDPQKKNLFDMAKNTVDRVKQNVKMKRKELINMVYNPQEIASSDDEDEVDNVVVHEPVDIEGVLRNNEDIVKGLPGAAKLWLGKDYTNFIVKDFYDLERPYQDLVDRSTTPRMPWHDVGMMVQGASARDVARHFIQRWNAIKMEKSKLNATYPFLLPKSYSNFGSPQVFGDGMLKNVKCQVLRSVSSWSAGFLEADTLEQSIHEAYIEAIAKAERYIYIENQFFITLATMDRHNVKNRIGETLLKRILRAHREGKVFRVFVVMPLLPGFEGEVGGPSGTALHTITHWNYSSISRGKDAILNRLIEAGIDDPSEYISFHGLRTHSRLNGTMVTELIYVHSKLMIVDDKTVICGSANINDRSMIASRDSEIAVIVHDEEFTEGRMNQGSYPCGRFAGGLRKQLFKEHLGLLWSNERISVDDPIKESFWSGIWKAWSKSNTEIYEEVFHCIPSDKVTDFSTLKIYQNEAGLCHSDPGTAREILGGVKGHLVDLPLRFLGEETLTPAAGTVEGMMPTSLWT; encoded by the exons ATGCCAACAACAGCACCCGAAGAAACAAACGTAACGTTAAATAGAGAAATAAGTGAGGACGCTGGTCTGTCCCACGACTCTGAGTACGATGATGATCTGGGTGTTCCAGACTCCCTCGACATAACGATAATGGAAAATGGAGAAACGATAAATTTACCCGATATAACTGACGATCATCCCAACCGggataatcgaaaaatcattCCATTCTCCTCGATTCATGCACCAGCAGTTAAATTTAAAAGTCCCAAcagaaatatatttatccCAGGAGAAGATATCCTAGTGACCATAATTGACTATGAAAGAAGTGTTACCACACATCCCATCAATCCAAATTTATACACAATTGAGTTTAAACATGGGCCATTTGTTTGGACCGTGAAGAAGAGGTACAAACACATTCAGCATTTGCATAACCAGTTGAAAATGTACAGAGCTAGTCTGAATATTCCATTTCCTACGAGAAGCCATCGAGAGAGAAGGAACAGTCTGAAGAATTTAGAGGAGAATAAGAAGAGAAGACGTAGAGGAGCATTACCAAG atTTCCGAACCGACCTGATGTACTCCTTCCCTCCGAGCTTGTTAGTCATCGAATGAAGGAATTGGAGGATTACTTAACTAATTTACTAAGAATTGAGCTTTACAAACGTCACGCTGAAACA CttaattttatggaactaTCGTACCTATCATTTATCGAGGACCTGGGTGAAAAGGGAAAGGAGGGAATAATTCTGAAGCGAACAGGCTCAAGTGCAAAAGCCGGATGCAATTTTTGTGGTCTCATTGAGGGCATGTGCTGTGTGAGACTCTATCACTTTTGCACTGCACTCTGTGGTACGTGGCATCGAAGACATCTCCTTGTCAAGGACACCTTTGTTGCCTACATAACACCAAAGGACGGAAAGATCAAGTCAGTGATACTGATGGATAATGGATTTGAAGTGAGTTCGGGTATGTATGCTACTGGATTGAGAAATGGACTGCAAATTATGAATTCAAGCAGGCATATTGTCATCAAGTGCTGGACACGTAGAAAGGCCAGGGAGTGGTTGGAATTCATACAGAGAGCAGCGAGTGATCAAG GAAGACCATTTATCCAGCCGAATCCCCATCAATCATTCGCCCCCTACCGTCCTCACACCCCCTCAACCTTCTTCATCGACGGTTCCTGCTACATGTCAGCAATTGCTGATGCCCTGGAATCCGCCAAAGAAGAGATTTTCATAGCCGACTGGTGGCTCTCCCCCGAAATCTACATGAAACGTCCAATAATCAATGGTGACTACTGGCGTCTGGATAAAATTCTCCAGCGAAAAGCCCAAGAAGGAATCAAGGTATTCGTAATGATCTACAAAGAAGTGGAGCTAGCCCTGGGTATAAATAGTTACTACAGTAAGCAGAGGCTTGTTGAGAAGTGCCCGGAGAACATAAAAGTACTTCGTCACCCAGATCACGCACGTGTTGGCGTCTTCCTCTGGGCGcatcatgaaaaaattgttgttgtgGACCAGTCAGTGGCGTTTTTAGGAGGTCTTGACCTGTGCTATGGTCGTTGGGACACCAACGAACACTGTCTGACCGACCTGGGTGCTGTCCATCAGTCCAGCATTTACATCCCAACCAGAGGAAAGATCACGAGCACAAGTAGCAAGCGTACAATTGAGACACCAGCTGACAGTCATGTCCTGCTGTCCCTGGCAATTGCCACCAACACCGTGGCAATGGCCACCACCAAGTGCCTCCCCCTCCTACCGATTCCCAAACGTCAGTCCCTCTCTCCCCCACCCCAACACAAATTCGACACGGCCCTGCTATCACCACCCCAAGAAATGGAGCATCGAAAATGCAACACTCCAGatcctcagaaaaaaaatctcttcgaCATGGCCAAGAACACCGTAGACAGGGTCAAGCAGAACGTAAAAATGAAGCGAAAGGAACTGATAAATATGGTTTACAATCCCCAGGAGATTGCCAGCAGCGATGATGAGGATGAGGTTGACAATGTCGTTGTTCATGAGCCAGTGGACATCGAGGGAGTCCTCAGGAACAACGAGGACATCGTAAAGGGCCTTCCCGGAGCTGCAAAACTCTGGTTGGGTAAGGACTACACGAATTTCATCGTCAAGGATTTCTATGACCTCGAGAGGCCCTATCAGGATCTCGTGGACAGGAGCACCACCCCGAGAATGCCCTGGCATGATGTCGGGATGATGGTCCAAGGGGCCAGTGCCAGGGACGTTGCGAGGCACTTCATCCAGCGATGGAATGCcattaaaatggaaaaatcaaagtTGAATGCGACTTACCCATTTTTACTGCCCAAATCCTACAGCAATTTTGGTAGTCCTCAGGTGTTTGGGGATGGAATGTTGAAGAATGTCAAGTGCCAGGTGTTGAGGTCAGTGAGTTCATGGTCAGCTGGATTCCTGGAGGCTGACACCCTGGAACAAAGCATTCATGAGGCTTATATCGAGGCTATTGCCAAAGCTGAGAGGTACATTTACATtgagaatcaatttttcataactttGGCAACAATGGACAGGCATAATGTGAAGAACAGGATAGGGGAGACACTGTTGAAGAGAATTCTGAGGGCTCACAGGGAGGGAAAAGTCTTCAGGGTATTCGTTGTTATGCCACTGTTACCGGGGTTTGAGGGTGAGGTGGGAGGGCCTTCGGGGACTGCTCTTCACACGATAACTCACTGGAATTATTCATCGATATCCCGAGGAAAGGACGCTATTCTTAATCGACTAATCGAAGCTGGGATAGATGATCCCAGTGAGTACATCAGCTTTCATGGTCTCAGAACACACTCGAGGCTGAATGGTACAATGGTCACTGAATTAATCTATGTGCACAGTAAACTGATGATCGTGGACGACAAAACTGTCATCTGCGGCTCTGCCAACATCAACGACCGAAGCATGATTGCCAGCAGAGACAGTGAAATTGCTGTCATTGTTCATGACGAAGAGTTTACCGAGGGGAGGATGAATCAGGGATCGTATCCCTGTGGGAGATTCGCGGGGGGACTGAGGAAACAACTGTTCAAGGAACATTTGGGATTACTGTGGTCCAATGAGAGGATATCTGTTGATGATCCGATCAAAGAGTCATTTTGGTCGGGGATTTGGAAGGCCTGGAGCAAGAGCAATACTGAGATCTATGAGGAGGTCTTTCATTGCATACCCTCGGACAAGGTTACCGACTTCTCGACACTTAAAATTTATCAGAATGAAGCTGGACTTTGTCATTCTGATCCTGGTACTGCCAGGGAAATACTTGGTGGGGTTAAGGGACACTTGGTCGATTTACCACTCAGATTTTTGGGAGAGGAGACACTCACCCCGGCTGCTGGAACGGTCGAGGGCATGATGCCAACTTCTTTATGGACTTGA